A section of the Hyalangium minutum genome encodes:
- a CDS encoding phytoene desaturase family protein encodes MRRTRVAVIGGGIGGLTAAGLLAKEGHEVTLFEKGATLGGKAQSITMEGVTLDTGPTLLTLPALVRGTFERLDALDLLPPFTELEPQCVYRFADGCGFTAYKDVERTAESAAELRRSERRGVVSFYEEAEAIYKAAGEPYLEAPFEGMAGFMTRVARRGVGAVLAGMRLNTLHELAEKHFKTDHMRQFVGRFATYTGASPYEASAAFALIPHIERAYGTHHVQGGIGALVEALGRAVQRLGVTVQLNVAACYEREARSGYRVGPQGAAEFFDSVVVNADPLASLRREGEPLALSGYVLLLEVDGRPPVPHHTVLFSPDYRREFEELFSGRLANDPTVYLCNPSATDSTVVPPGRTGLFAMVNAPPLPTQGPESERAAAAWELNAERTKAQILERLTSQFPVLKGRVRVLGQRTPVDLAAQGAPGGSIYGFLPHGKFGPFRRPRIRGNTPGLFFAGGGTHPGGGVPLVMLSGSFAAEMASAHLKGAVA; translated from the coding sequence ATGAGGCGCACCCGGGTGGCGGTCATCGGCGGTGGCATCGGCGGGCTGACGGCCGCCGGGCTGTTGGCCAAGGAAGGCCATGAGGTGACCCTCTTCGAGAAGGGGGCCACGCTGGGCGGCAAGGCGCAGTCCATCACGATGGAGGGTGTGACGCTGGACACCGGCCCCACGCTGCTGACGCTGCCGGCCCTGGTGCGCGGCACCTTCGAGCGGCTGGACGCGTTGGACTTGCTGCCGCCCTTCACGGAGCTGGAGCCCCAGTGCGTGTACCGCTTCGCGGACGGCTGTGGCTTCACCGCATATAAGGATGTGGAGCGCACGGCGGAGAGCGCCGCCGAGCTGCGCCGCAGCGAGCGCCGGGGCGTCGTCTCCTTCTATGAGGAGGCCGAGGCCATCTACAAGGCGGCGGGCGAGCCGTATCTGGAGGCCCCCTTCGAGGGCATGGCGGGCTTCATGACGCGGGTGGCCCGGCGCGGCGTGGGAGCCGTGCTGGCGGGCATGCGGCTCAACACGCTGCACGAGCTGGCCGAGAAGCACTTCAAGACCGACCACATGCGGCAGTTCGTGGGGCGCTTCGCCACGTACACAGGGGCCTCGCCCTACGAGGCGAGTGCGGCGTTCGCGCTCATCCCGCACATCGAGCGGGCGTACGGCACGCACCATGTCCAGGGAGGCATCGGCGCACTGGTGGAGGCGCTGGGGCGGGCCGTGCAGCGGCTGGGCGTCACCGTGCAGCTGAACGTAGCCGCGTGCTACGAGCGCGAGGCCCGCAGTGGCTACCGCGTGGGCCCCCAGGGCGCGGCGGAGTTCTTCGACAGCGTGGTGGTGAATGCCGATCCGCTGGCGTCGCTCCGGCGCGAGGGAGAGCCGCTGGCGCTGTCCGGCTATGTGCTGCTGCTGGAGGTGGATGGGCGCCCACCCGTGCCTCACCACACCGTGCTCTTCAGCCCCGACTATCGCCGCGAGTTCGAGGAGCTGTTCTCCGGGCGGCTGGCGAATGACCCGACGGTGTACCTCTGCAACCCCTCGGCGACGGACAGCACCGTGGTGCCGCCGGGGCGCACGGGGCTGTTCGCCATGGTGAACGCGCCGCCTCTGCCCACCCAGGGGCCCGAGTCCGAGCGCGCCGCCGCCGCGTGGGAGCTGAACGCCGAGCGCACCAAGGCGCAGATCCTCGAGCGGCTGACCTCTCAGTTCCCGGTGCTCAAGGGCCGCGTGCGAGTCCTGGGGCAGCGCACGCCGGTGGACCTCGCGGCGCAGGGTGCACCCGGGGGCTCCATCTATGGCTTCCTGCCGCATGGGAAGTTCGGCCCGTTCCGCCGTCCGAGGATCCGCGGCAACACGCCAGGTCTGTTCTTCGCGGGCGGAGGCACGCACCCGGGCGGCGGGGTGCCGCTGGTGATGCTCTCCGGGAGCTTCGCCGCGGAGATGGCGTCCGCCCACCTGAAAGGAGCCGTGGCATGA
- a CDS encoding hydroxyneurosporene synthase (CrtC) produces the protein MSALPELPSLPCEPGAYRWYYADVTAGEHSAVFIFMVGSLFSPRYSVAARRGGLPREHCAVNFALYHRGVRRHWVLSEYPLMEQESPHCLRIGRSTIRYEGGGVRMEVDERTAPWGRPVRARLMLEPMTPLGDEVQLVPGLPHWWQPMAPRSRAWLQVDSEGLEAEGLGYHDTNHGGEQLGARLSGWHWSRTHGEHETVVDYVLPSGVAPVRVTAGAEGLHCERGGGTEVLPTERTAWGLRVPRHLRAGNTVVGEPRLLESSPFYARVEARHAGLDTLGEVADFRRFHSPLIRWMAHFRTRVEGAP, from the coding sequence ATGAGCGCGCTGCCCGAGCTGCCGTCCCTGCCCTGCGAGCCGGGTGCCTACCGCTGGTACTACGCGGACGTCACCGCAGGCGAGCACAGCGCCGTGTTCATCTTCATGGTGGGCTCGCTGTTCTCCCCGCGCTACTCGGTGGCGGCGCGGCGCGGCGGACTGCCTCGGGAGCACTGCGCGGTGAACTTCGCCCTGTACCACCGGGGCGTGCGGCGGCACTGGGTGCTCAGCGAGTACCCACTCATGGAGCAGGAGTCTCCGCACTGCCTGCGCATCGGCCGCTCGACGATTCGTTACGAGGGCGGCGGGGTTCGCATGGAGGTGGATGAGCGCACGGCGCCCTGGGGCCGGCCGGTGCGGGCACGCCTGATGCTGGAGCCGATGACCCCTTTGGGGGATGAGGTACAGCTGGTGCCGGGCCTGCCGCACTGGTGGCAGCCGATGGCGCCTCGGTCCCGGGCCTGGTTGCAGGTGGACTCCGAGGGCCTGGAGGCCGAGGGGCTGGGCTACCACGACACCAACCACGGCGGAGAGCAGCTGGGCGCCCGGCTGAGCGGGTGGCACTGGTCGCGCACACACGGTGAGCACGAGACGGTGGTGGACTACGTGCTGCCCTCCGGTGTGGCTCCGGTGCGCGTGACGGCCGGAGCCGAAGGCCTCCACTGCGAGCGCGGGGGTGGCACCGAGGTCCTGCCTACGGAGCGCACGGCCTGGGGGCTGCGCGTGCCTCGGCACCTGCGCGCGGGGAACACGGTGGTGGGCGAGCCCCGGCTGCTGGAGTCCTCGCCCTTCTATGCGCGGGTGGAGGCGCGCCACGCCGGGCTGGACACGCTGGGCGAGGTGGCGGACTTCCGCCGCTTCCACTCGCCGTTGATTCGCTGGATGGCGCACTTCCGCACGCGGGTGGAGGGAGCGCCATGA